From a region of the Acidobacteriota bacterium genome:
- a CDS encoding aspartate carbamoyltransferase catalytic subunit, with the protein MKLKSKHLLGIEDISKEEINLILDTADSMAEISQRDIKKVPTLRGKTVINFFLEPSTRTRSSFEIAEKRLTADSLNFASATSSILKGETLIDTTLNLEAMAPDFIVIRHSEPGSPHMLAKICNSSIINAGDGPHEHPTQALLDAYTIRQKKGKIKGLRVAIIGDITHSRVVRSNIFLLKKMGADVVIAGPSTLMPVEIEKTGVEVRYSTDDAAEGADVIMMLRIQMERQRKGYFPSTREYFSLFGLTEERVRRAKPDVIIMHPGPMNRGVEIASEVADGPYSVILEQVANGVAVRMAVLYLLAGGGKDENAA; encoded by the coding sequence ATGAAACTGAAGAGCAAACATCTGCTCGGTATCGAAGATATCTCTAAGGAAGAGATCAATCTCATTCTCGACACGGCGGACTCCATGGCGGAGATCTCCCAGAGGGACATCAAGAAAGTTCCAACCCTTAGAGGGAAAACGGTCATCAATTTCTTCCTGGAGCCCAGCACGAGGACCCGCTCCTCTTTTGAGATAGCGGAAAAGAGGCTGACGGCGGATTCTCTCAACTTTGCCTCCGCCACGAGCAGCATCCTGAAAGGGGAGACCCTGATCGATACGACGCTGAATCTTGAGGCAATGGCTCCCGACTTCATAGTCATACGTCATTCAGAACCGGGTTCCCCTCACATGCTGGCGAAGATATGCAACTCTTCGATCATAAACGCCGGCGATGGTCCGCACGAGCATCCGACCCAGGCGCTTCTCGATGCATACACTATCCGGCAGAAGAAAGGAAAGATCAAGGGGTTGAGAGTGGCCATCATCGGCGACATCACGCACAGCCGTGTCGTCCGCTCGAACATCTTCCTTCTCAAAAAGATGGGAGCCGATGTAGTCATTGCCGGCCCCTCTACGCTCATGCCTGTGGAGATTGAAAAAACTGGCGTCGAAGTCAGATACAGCACCGACGATGCAGCAGAGGGAGCGGATGTAATAATGATGCTGAGGATCCAGATGGAAAGGCAGAGGAAAGGATACTTCCCCTCCACGAGGGAATATTTCAGTCTCTTCGGTCTGACGGAAGAGAGAGTGAGAAGGGCGAAGCCCGATGTCATCATAATGCATCCGGGGCCGATGAACAGAGGAGTGGAAATCGCCAGCGAAGTTGCGGACGGTCCCTATTCTGTCATCCTGGAACAGGTTGCCAACGGAGTGGCTGTCAGAATGGCTGTTCTCTATCTTCTTGCAGGAGGAGGAAAAGATGAAAATGCTGCTTAA
- the pyrR gene encoding bifunctional pyr operon transcriptional regulator/uracil phosphoribosyltransferase PyrR, whose translation MVGKGGVKIMDAEKLDRVMTRMAHEILERNKSVENLAVIGIRTRGVPLARRLADKIKDIEGKNVDVGILDINLYRDDLSMISDRPVLRKTEIPFQVDGKKIVLVDDVLFTGRTIRAALDALIDLGRPQIIQLAVLIDRGHRELPIRADYVGKNLPTSLHEMVDVRLKEMDGTDEVLIRKIETEKKAKKGKAVPRQ comes from the coding sequence ATGGTAGGCAAGGGCGGTGTGAAGATCATGGATGCAGAAAAGTTGGACAGGGTGATGACCCGGATGGCCCATGAAATACTGGAAAGGAACAAATCGGTTGAGAACCTTGCCGTGATCGGGATCAGGACGAGGGGAGTCCCTCTCGCCAGGCGGCTTGCCGATAAGATCAAAGACATTGAGGGGAAAAATGTGGACGTTGGAATCCTTGACATCAACCTCTACCGTGATGACCTGAGCATGATAAGCGATCGCCCGGTACTCAGAAAGACGGAGATTCCGTTCCAGGTGGATGGGAAAAAGATTGTACTGGTTGATGATGTCCTCTTCACGGGGCGGACTATACGCGCGGCGCTCGATGCTCTGATCGATCTCGGAAGGCCGCAGATCATTCAACTGGCCGTTCTCATCGACAGGGGACATCGTGAACTCCCCATCAGAGCCGATTACGTTGGAAAGAACCTCCCGACATCGCTCCATGAGATGGTCGATGTCCGCCTTAAGGAAATGGACGGAACCGATGAGGTCCTCATCAGGAAGATCGAGACGGAAAAGAAGGCGAAAAAGGGAAAAGCCGTCCCGCGCCAGTAA